A genomic stretch from Symbiobacterium terraclitae includes:
- a CDS encoding GNAT family N-acetyltransferase, giving the protein MTQLNILPPRDASDWDWLARLWTEEWGGTTMVTRGRVHRLADLAGLIAREGDARVGAATFRIEGAECELLSLNASGRGRGVGTALLRAVEAAAREAGCGRVWLITSNDNLDALRFYRRRGYRLVAVHAGAIDEARRAKPSIPLIGNHGIPIHDELELEKRL; this is encoded by the coding sequence ATGACCCAGCTGAACATCCTCCCGCCGCGGGACGCGTCCGACTGGGACTGGCTGGCCCGCCTCTGGACCGAGGAGTGGGGCGGGACCACGATGGTCACCCGGGGCCGGGTGCACCGCCTCGCCGACCTCGCTGGCCTGATCGCCCGGGAGGGCGACGCCCGGGTCGGCGCGGCGACGTTCCGGATCGAGGGTGCGGAGTGCGAACTCCTGAGCCTCAACGCCTCCGGCCGCGGGCGGGGGGTGGGCACCGCCCTGCTCCGCGCCGTGGAGGCCGCAGCCCGTGAGGCCGGCTGCGGCCGGGTGTGGCTGATCACGTCCAACGACAACCTCGACGCGCTGCGTTTCTACCGGCGGCGGGGCTACCGGCTCGTCGCCGTGCACGCCGGCGCGATCGACGAGGCGCGCAGGGCGAAGCCGTCGATTCCGCTGATCGGGAATCACGGAATCCCGATTCACGACGAGCTGGAACTGGAAAAGCGGCTCTGA